In the Thermodesulfobacteriota bacterium genome, one interval contains:
- a CDS encoding class I SAM-dependent methyltransferase, producing MKRWSQKLKRSISLLWKPIKMEFCPYCGSNKTFFYFKVFSRIFNLCRECNLIYKYILGNYEDFLSAYQDDYFARYSADQIEGRRNKLYDHILDLIEARKKVGKILDVGTGCGFFLVAAQKKGWKVKGIEPSMKSVEVARNQNALDVFNGTLLEYNENNKFDVITFINVLDHLVEPWKEIELAKHLLKSQGLIYVRFPNGSVHTRIYRLASKLGFTNFALRFLVFHQYSFSSKYIKRLLSDFGFSEIMILNSPPSKGDPHNLFFNPSVANYFKKFLYLVDNAVRVISGKKILLGTSLEVTAIKI from the coding sequence TTGAAAAGATGGTCTCAGAAATTGAAAAGGTCTATTTCTCTCTTATGGAAACCAATTAAAATGGAATTTTGTCCTTATTGTGGTAGTAATAAAACTTTTTTTTACTTTAAAGTCTTTTCAAGAATCTTTAATCTATGTAGAGAATGTAACCTTATCTATAAATACATCCTGGGAAATTACGAAGATTTCCTTTCGGCATATCAAGATGATTATTTTGCCCGATATTCTGCTGATCAGATTGAAGGCAGAAGGAATAAGTTATATGATCATATATTAGATTTGATAGAAGCAAGGAAAAAGGTTGGCAAGATATTGGATGTGGGTACTGGCTGTGGATTTTTTCTGGTAGCTGCTCAAAAAAAGGGATGGAAGGTAAAAGGGATAGAACCATCAATGAAATCAGTTGAAGTTGCAAGAAATCAAAATGCCCTTGATGTTTTTAATGGTACCCTTCTAGAGTATAATGAGAATAACAAATTTGACGTAATTACTTTCATTAACGTCCTTGATCATTTAGTTGAACCGTGGAAGGAGATTGAACTGGCAAAACACCTACTCAAATCGCAAGGTCTTATTTATGTCCGTTTTCCAAATGGTTCTGTCCACACCCGAATTTACAGGTTGGCTTCAAAACTCGGATTTACCAATTTTGCTCTCAGATTTCTGGTTTTCCATCAGTATTCCTTCAGTTCAAAGTACATCAAGAGACTTTTGTCAGATTTTGGGTTTTCCGAGATTATGATTTTAAATTCCCCTCCCTCTAAAGGTGATCCCCATAACCTTTTCTTTAATCCATCTGTTGCCAATTATTTCAAGAAATTCCTTTATTTAGTGGACAACGCTGTTAGAGTTATAAGTGGCAAAAAAATCTTACTAGGTACTTCATTGGAGGTAACAGCGATTAAGATATAG
- a CDS encoding PHP domain-containing protein translates to MKLMLYLIILYLIFCISSPVVAYANEYIQIAGLIDIRSTFSDGSYSIEELVNIAKNRGLEVLIFTDHDRIEMEYGLFPFRHIIKRKIERPSVLKIGAKKYLNKIKEVGHKYPEMILIPGVESAPFYYWTGSIIKGNLTAHNWEKHILVIGLEKPEDYKNLPILSGAFSTNYISQFLPTTLLFIISALFSIFLIRWRGIYKKIGIIGFILSLLLIINYHPFKSSVFDQYHGDQGVLPYQEFIDYVNKRGGMTFWSHPESKSGIDKKGRIYVNTPPHPDDLVKTKGYTGFAAIYGDNITATEPDREWDTVLQEYCLGKRARPVWGISAADYHSEAGGKLGEFPTTFIVKEKSKEEVLYALKNGNMYVYQGSIGYRLSLDEFTVSDTSTHYKATMGEQISAKDSPVLKIKLSSSDKKNYKIQGRIIRSGKLIDTFSGTTPMKYTYRDSYFNPNEKIYYRIDVKGPGILVSNPIFVTFIGEGKGGSL, encoded by the coding sequence ATGAAATTAATGCTATATTTAATAATATTGTATCTAATTTTCTGCATTTCATCTCCTGTAGTTGCTTATGCAAATGAATATATTCAAATCGCTGGATTAATAGATATACGTTCAACATTCAGTGATGGCAGCTATTCCATTGAGGAACTGGTTAATATAGCAAAAAATAGAGGTCTTGAGGTTTTAATATTTACCGATCATGACCGTATAGAAATGGAGTACGGTTTATTTCCATTTCGACATATTATAAAGAGGAAGATTGAAAGACCCTCTGTATTGAAGATAGGGGCAAAAAAATACCTTAACAAGATTAAGGAGGTGGGACATAAATATCCAGAAATGATATTGATTCCCGGTGTAGAGTCAGCCCCCTTTTACTATTGGACAGGGAGCATAATTAAGGGCAATCTAACTGCCCATAATTGGGAGAAACATATACTGGTTATAGGGTTGGAAAAACCTGAAGATTATAAAAATTTACCCATTCTAAGTGGTGCATTTTCAACTAACTACATAAGTCAGTTCCTTCCTACTACTCTGTTATTTATAATTTCTGCACTTTTCAGCATATTTTTGATACGCTGGCGAGGAATCTACAAGAAAATTGGCATTATAGGATTCATTTTAAGCCTTCTATTGATTATAAACTACCATCCTTTTAAAAGCTCTGTTTTTGATCAGTACCATGGAGATCAAGGGGTATTGCCTTATCAAGAGTTTATAGATTATGTTAATAAAAGGGGGGGCATGACCTTTTGGTCTCATCCTGAAAGCAAATCTGGCATAGATAAAAAGGGACGGATATATGTTAATACCCCACCCCACCCTGATGATTTAGTCAAAACAAAGGGATATACAGGTTTTGCTGCAATATATGGTGATAACATAACAGCAACAGAACCAGACAGAGAGTGGGATACGGTTTTACAGGAATACTGCTTAGGGAAAAGGGCTAGACCTGTTTGGGGGATTTCTGCAGCAGATTATCACTCTGAGGCAGGGGGTAAATTAGGTGAATTCCCCACGACCTTTATCGTAAAAGAGAAATCTAAAGAGGAGGTCCTTTACGCCTTAAAAAACGGAAATATGTATGTCTATCAAGGGAGCATTGGTTACAGATTATCCCTTGATGAATTTACCGTATCCGATACTTCAACCCATTACAAGGCCACAATGGGGGAACAAATCTCTGCAAAAGATAGTCCAGTATTAAAAATAAAACTCTCATCTTCGGATAAAAAAAATTACAAGATACAAGGCAGGATCATTCGCTCTGGGAAATTGATTGATACATTTTCAGGAACAACGCCTATGAAATATACTTATAGAGACAGCTATTTTAATCCCAACGAGAAGATATATTACAGAATAGATGTAAAAGGGCCAGGTATATTGGTGTCCAATCCGATTTTTGTCACGTTTATTGGGGAAGGGAAGGGGGGTAGCCTGTGA
- a CDS encoding PilZ domain-containing protein, whose protein sequence is MRWLRFERRKCTRIDASLDVRLVIIGEGSEGYITSRTILAKTETISTNGACLITNVVQIDGLHICSSISGLNKNKLKLEIDLPSNYKTITLTGEVCWYDLAFESDEYLYKVGVSFIDMNEDNKETLNSFIAIQRKERKKQVRLFLKKFDFLRSIVILFILG, encoded by the coding sequence ATGAGATGGTTACGATTTGAAAGACGCAAATGTACAAGGATAGATGCATCACTGGATGTACGATTGGTAATAATTGGTGAAGGGAGTGAAGGATACATTACCTCAAGGACCATATTGGCTAAGACAGAGACTATTTCTACCAACGGTGCTTGCCTGATAACCAATGTTGTACAGATTGATGGGCTCCATATTTGTTCATCTATATCAGGCTTAAATAAGAATAAATTAAAATTAGAGATTGATTTGCCATCAAATTATAAAACTATAACTCTTACTGGGGAAGTTTGTTGGTATGATCTTGCATTTGAAAGCGATGAATACCTTTATAAAGTCGGAGTGTCATTTATAGATATGAACGAAGATAATAAAGAAACACTAAACAGTTTTATTGCAATACAAAGGAAAGAAAGGAAAAAGCAGGTAAGATTATTTCTTAAAAAATTTGACTTTTTACGTTCCATTGTTATTTTGTTTATACTAGGATAA
- a CDS encoding glycosyltransferase family 4 protein — protein MEKVKIVHIITRLDKGGSAENTLLTTIGLNKNKYDIVLIKGISLESEMSAEERTSLDEGLKQAELTGVRLITVPSLIRRINPILDIQTLFRLYRIFLHEKPAIVHTHTSKAGILGRWVSFFTRVPIAVHTPHGHIFYGYYGRVKTKVFILIERVTAIITDRIIALTKREKEEHIQFNISKSHKFVVIHSGVPLENFSKNLDNTDELKKNLGIHITDLIVGTIGRLVEIKGHRYLLDAARLVLNKIANVTFLLIGDGYLMTELIDYTYALGIENKVIFAGWRSDIPQLINTFDIFALPSLNEGMGRVLVEAMAMGKPIVASDIGGIPDLVKDGANGILFPPRDVDAMAEAIIKLLLDRELARKMGKEGERVSLNYGTGTMIKKIEGLYEDLLRGKGAI, from the coding sequence TTGGAGAAAGTTAAAATCGTACATATCATCACAAGGTTGGACAAAGGAGGATCTGCTGAAAATACCTTACTAACTACTATAGGATTGAATAAAAATAAGTATGACATTGTTCTGATAAAAGGCATTTCACTTGAATCGGAGATGAGTGCTGAAGAAAGGACATCTTTAGATGAAGGATTAAAGCAGGCTGAGCTTACGGGTGTAAGGCTGATTACAGTTCCTTCTCTGATCCGACGAATAAATCCTATTTTAGATATACAAACTCTTTTTCGCCTCTACAGGATCTTCCTGCACGAAAAGCCTGCTATTGTACATACTCACACATCAAAGGCGGGGATACTTGGTCGATGGGTTTCCTTCTTTACAAGGGTTCCTATAGCTGTCCATACCCCTCATGGTCACATCTTTTATGGTTACTACGGAAGGGTTAAAACTAAGGTATTCATTCTTATTGAGAGAGTTACAGCTATCATAACAGATAGGATTATAGCTTTGACAAAAAGGGAGAAGGAAGAACATATTCAATTTAATATTTCAAAGTCTCACAAATTTGTAGTAATACACAGCGGAGTACCTCTGGAAAATTTCTCCAAAAATTTAGACAATACTGATGAATTAAAGAAAAACCTAGGTATACATATAACAGATTTAATAGTTGGTACAATAGGGAGACTAGTCGAAATAAAAGGGCATAGGTATCTTCTGGATGCCGCACGTTTGGTCTTGAATAAGATAGCAAACGTGACCTTTCTATTGATTGGAGATGGCTACCTTATGACAGAATTAATTGATTATACCTATGCCCTGGGGATCGAGAATAAAGTTATTTTTGCTGGATGGAGAAGCGATATACCCCAACTTATAAATACATTCGATATATTTGCATTACCTTCTCTAAATGAGGGGATGGGTAGGGTTCTTGTAGAGGCTATGGCTATGGGGAAACCCATTGTGGCTTCAGATATTGGTGGTATTCCAGACCTTGTAAAAGATGGGGCTAATGGCATATTATTCCCTCCAAGAGATGTGGATGCTATGGCAGAAGCGATCATAAAGCTGCTTTTGGATAGAGAGTTGGCAAGAAAAATGGGAAAAGAAGGAGAAAGGGTTTCTCTTAACTATGGCACCGGCACTATGATAAAAAAGATTGAGGGATTGTATGAAGATTTATTGAGGGGAAAAGGGGCAATCTGA
- a CDS encoding PIG-L family deacetylase — translation MNILAIGAHPDDIEFGCGGSLIKYKEKGDNVSLMVLTDGELGGGGKIRRHEQEASLKILQAKELFWGGYSDTKLLLDQKLILNIENVLHKVKPDFIFVNYFDDTHQDHRNLAKATISATRYIKNVLFYEGPTTQNFSPNVFVDINEVLNDKIDLLKAHESQIMKTNIEDLSILEIAKSSANFRGIQGRVKYAEGFLSLRLFINV, via the coding sequence ATGAACATATTGGCCATAGGTGCCCATCCAGATGATATTGAATTCGGCTGTGGTGGATCCTTAATAAAGTATAAAGAGAAGGGAGACAATGTCTCCCTTATGGTTCTGACAGATGGCGAATTGGGGGGAGGCGGAAAAATTAGACGGCATGAGCAGGAGGCATCTTTGAAGATTCTACAGGCAAAAGAGCTTTTCTGGGGTGGGTATAGTGATACCAAGCTGCTGTTAGATCAAAAGCTAATCCTTAATATCGAAAATGTGTTACATAAGGTAAAACCTGATTTCATCTTTGTTAATTACTTTGATGATACCCATCAGGATCACCGTAATTTGGCAAAAGCCACTATCTCAGCTACAAGATATATCAAAAATGTGCTCTTTTATGAGGGGCCAACCACCCAAAATTTTTCTCCAAATGTATTTGTTGACATCAATGAGGTCTTAAATGATAAAATTGATTTGCTGAAAGCCCATGAATCACAAATAATGAAAACAAACATAGAAGATTTGTCCATCCTCGAGATCGCAAAATCTTCTGCAAATTTTAGGGGTATTCAAGGACGGGTAAAGTATGCGGAAGGATTTCTGTCCCTACGTTTATTTATAAATGTTTAA
- a CDS encoding WbqC family protein, with the protein MIVAIHQPQYLPWLGYFDKIAQTDIFVILDNVQYKKNEWQNRNRIKTANGWQWLTVPVQYKFPERIDQVKINNRIDWNRKHLNAIIVNYGRSFYFKKYLSFFEDVYSQDWEYLVDINVCLINFLIKALGINTETLRASNLQVRQDPTSRLIDICKEVEADTYLAGKDGRKYMDIEKFEKENIKVLFQDFQHPVYNQLFGNFEPQMSVIDLLFNCGEDSLKILRGDQ; encoded by the coding sequence GTGATTGTAGCCATCCATCAACCCCAATACTTGCCATGGCTGGGATACTTTGATAAAATAGCACAAACGGACATTTTTGTTATTCTGGACAATGTGCAATATAAAAAGAACGAGTGGCAAAACCGGAATCGAATAAAGACAGCTAATGGATGGCAATGGCTAACGGTACCTGTACAGTACAAATTTCCAGAAAGAATTGACCAAGTAAAGATAAACAATAGGATAGATTGGAACAGAAAACATTTAAATGCTATAATTGTTAATTATGGGAGATCTTTTTACTTTAAAAAATACCTGTCTTTTTTCGAGGATGTTTATTCGCAGGATTGGGAATACCTGGTTGATATAAATGTTTGTTTAATCAATTTTCTCATAAAAGCTCTTGGTATCAATACAGAAACGTTAAGGGCTTCAAATCTTCAAGTAAGACAAGACCCCACCTCTAGACTAATTGATATATGTAAGGAAGTGGAGGCAGATACTTATCTTGCAGGGAAGGATGGAAGGAAGTACATGGATATTGAAAAATTTGAAAAAGAGAATATTAAGGTTTTATTTCAAGATTTTCAGCACCCTGTTTACAACCAACTTTTCGGGAATTTTGAGCCTCAGATGTCAGTTATAGATCTTCTTTTTAATTGTGGAGAGGATAGTCTCAAGATTTTAAGAGGTGATCAATGA
- a CDS encoding glycosyltransferase family 4 protein produces the protein MKILYVIDNLEFGGGEKGFLQIIKGLDKEKYTIYTASKPYGEFGKKLGEMRIHFEPVNMENRFNPFTILKLMRIIKKECVHIVHSQGARADFFSRVAVRGTRRSHLVSTIQMPVEGYDVSILRKKIYRIFDRFSERFVDRFIVVSESLKKTLIDDRRIPLNKVIKIYNGVELDAYTPDVFCQSPSEIRKKLEIKNEIFVIGTIGRMVWQKGFEYLIEAASNVIKEYPEARFLIVGEGPLKGKLKVKSKELRVEDKVIFTGFRTDIKEVLSAIDIIVIPSLLEGFPMITLEAMAMAKPIIATNINGITEQITDGINGILIPPKNPSAIAQAIITLINNREKAKEMGLAARKKVEEEFSIEKMVSEIEKVYFSLMETN, from the coding sequence ATGAAAATTCTATATGTTATTGATAACCTTGAGTTTGGAGGTGGAGAAAAGGGTTTTCTTCAGATCATTAAGGGATTAGATAAAGAGAAATACACCATTTATACCGCTTCTAAACCCTATGGAGAGTTTGGAAAAAAGCTTGGGGAGATGCGTATACACTTTGAACCTGTAAATATGGAGAATAGGTTCAATCCCTTTACTATTTTAAAACTAATGCGGATTATAAAGAAGGAATGTGTTCATATCGTTCACAGTCAGGGGGCTAGAGCCGACTTTTTCTCAAGAGTTGCTGTGAGAGGTACTCGCAGATCACATCTTGTCTCTACTATACAAATGCCTGTTGAGGGATATGATGTTAGTATTTTAAGAAAAAAAATCTACCGCATATTTGACCGATTTTCTGAAAGATTCGTTGACCGTTTTATCGTGGTATCTGAGTCTCTGAAAAAGACTTTAATTGATGACCGCAGGATTCCTTTAAATAAGGTAATCAAGATATATAATGGAGTTGAACTTGATGCTTACACCCCTGATGTTTTCTGTCAGTCTCCAAGCGAGATAAGAAAAAAATTGGAGATCAAAAATGAGATATTTGTTATAGGTACCATTGGACGGATGGTCTGGCAAAAGGGATTTGAGTATCTAATTGAGGCTGCATCTAATGTTATAAAAGAGTATCCAGAGGCAAGGTTTTTGATTGTGGGAGAAGGACCATTAAAAGGCAAGTTAAAAGTTAAAAGTAAAGAGTTAAGAGTTGAAGATAAAGTAATTTTTACTGGGTTTCGAACTGATATAAAAGAGGTATTATCTGCAATTGATATCATAGTAATCCCTTCGCTTTTAGAAGGATTCCCAATGATAACGCTAGAGGCTATGGCTATGGCAAAGCCGATCATCGCGACAAATATTAACGGTATAACCGAACAAATAACGGATGGAATAAATGGAATCCTGATCCCGCCAAAAAATCCCAGTGCTATAGCACAAGCAATTATAACACTCATTAATAATAGAGAAAAAGCGAAAGAAATGGGATTAGCTGCTAGAAAAAAGGTAGAAGAGGAATTTTCGATTGAAAAGATGGTCTCAGAAATTGAAAAGGTCTATTTCTCTCTTATGGAAACCAATTAA
- the asnB gene encoding asparagine synthase (glutamine-hydrolyzing), with translation MCGICGFVNQEKRTEAFDEGLLKKMTSVLKHRGPDDSGMVFLSSSTSREPLIVNYTDSEKKSRTTNNDYNIGLGHQRLSIIDLSPSGHQPMSNEDGRIWITYNGEIYNFKVLKSELEAQGHRFKSNSDTEVIIHLYEEKGIDGIHKLNGMFAFALWDGNNERLFLVRDRLGIKPLVYYNDKRKILFASEIKSILEDPSVPKEIDWDALNLYLTFNYIPAPWTIFKGIKKLEPGYYLVMEDDKLRVEQYWDIHHSSPEKNNEKNAIEKDTEYYKKRLFDLIEDSVKMRMISDVPLGAFLSGGIDSSIIVGLMARNSSKPVKTFSIGYEDLELFDETKYAREVAQLNHTEHYEFKLTYKDILDVFPTVISSFDEPFADSSSVPTFLVSRETRKLVTVALAGDGSDELFAGYRMYLGEYFKKYYLLLPPFFRRKMIEPFLKVLPDSRDSKLLEYIRRAKKFLEGADKNLSQRFFSWAEIFPQKERVRLLERVIGGGKALTLNRGEKLIEEGFCNFSGDDLNRMLYVDVKYSLPGDMLTKVDWMSMRNSLEVRVPFLDYRVVEASFEMEGSLKLRGRKRKYILLETFRDILPKSLHNRPKWGFEMPIGKWLKGELRFLIDEYLSTERLNKQGIFNQMEVERLKQSLFNQWSDTSWKLWNLIVFQYWHERYFPHN, from the coding sequence ATGTGCGGGATTTGTGGTTTTGTTAATCAGGAAAAACGAACAGAAGCTTTTGATGAAGGGCTTCTGAAAAAGATGACATCGGTTTTGAAGCATCGGGGGCCTGATGATAGTGGAATGGTTTTCCTGTCATCAAGTACAAGTCGTGAACCGTTAATCGTAAATTATACGGATAGTGAAAAAAAATCCCGAACAACGAATAACGATTACAATATAGGTCTGGGGCACCAAAGGTTGAGTATCATCGATCTTTCTCCTTCCGGCCATCAACCAATGTCTAACGAAGATGGAAGAATATGGATTACCTACAATGGAGAGATATATAACTTTAAAGTTCTAAAGTCTGAACTAGAGGCTCAAGGGCATAGGTTTAAGTCTAATTCAGATACAGAGGTTATAATACACCTTTATGAAGAAAAGGGAATAGATGGTATCCACAAGTTGAATGGTATGTTTGCCTTTGCTCTCTGGGATGGGAATAATGAAAGGCTGTTTTTGGTTCGGGATAGGCTAGGGATAAAGCCCCTTGTTTATTATAACGATAAAAGGAAAATATTATTTGCCTCAGAGATAAAAAGCATCCTGGAAGACCCTTCTGTCCCTAAAGAGATTGACTGGGATGCCCTGAATCTATATCTGACATTTAATTATATCCCTGCCCCCTGGACTATATTTAAAGGGATCAAAAAGTTGGAGCCAGGGTATTATCTGGTAATGGAAGATGATAAATTAAGGGTTGAGCAGTATTGGGATATTCATCACAGTTCCCCTGAAAAGAATAACGAGAAAAATGCCATTGAAAAGGATACTGAGTATTACAAAAAGAGACTCTTTGATTTAATAGAAGATTCAGTGAAAATGAGAATGATCTCTGATGTTCCGCTTGGCGCTTTTTTGAGCGGAGGTATTGATTCCAGCATAATCGTAGGGTTAATGGCCAGAAATTCCAGCAAACCAGTAAAAACCTTTTCAATAGGATATGAAGACCTTGAACTGTTTGATGAGACTAAATATGCCCGTGAGGTGGCTCAACTTAACCACACGGAGCATTACGAATTTAAACTTACCTATAAAGACATTCTGGATGTCTTCCCAACAGTTATTTCCTCCTTTGATGAACCCTTTGCCGATTCCTCATCTGTACCTACTTTTCTAGTTTCCAGGGAAACCAGAAAGCTTGTTACTGTCGCTCTTGCAGGAGACGGTTCCGATGAACTATTTGCTGGATACAGGATGTACCTGGGAGAATACTTTAAAAAATACTATCTTCTTCTTCCCCCATTTTTTAGGCGTAAAATGATTGAACCTTTTTTGAAGGTACTCCCTGATTCCCGTGATAGTAAGCTTCTCGAATACATTCGACGGGCTAAAAAGTTTCTGGAAGGCGCCGATAAAAACCTATCCCAGAGATTTTTTTCCTGGGCAGAGATATTTCCTCAAAAGGAACGAGTCAGGCTTTTAGAGAGGGTAATTGGAGGGGGAAAAGCACTTACTTTGAACAGGGGGGAAAAATTAATTGAAGAAGGATTCTGTAATTTTTCTGGCGATGACTTAAATAGGATGCTTTATGTGGATGTTAAATATTCCCTTCCGGGAGACATGCTCACCAAAGTGGATTGGATGAGCATGAGAAATTCGTTGGAAGTCAGAGTTCCTTTTCTCGATTACCGGGTAGTAGAGGCTTCGTTTGAGATGGAAGGTAGCTTAAAACTAAGAGGAAGGAAAAGAAAATACATCCTTCTGGAAACCTTCAGGGATATTCTTCCCAAAAGCCTTCACAATCGTCCTAAGTGGGGTTTTGAGATGCCTATAGGTAAATGGCTTAAAGGGGAACTAAGATTCCTGATTGATGAGTACCTCTCCACAGAGCGGCTCAATAAACAAGGCATATTTAACCAAATGGAAGTTGAAAGATTAAAACAGAGCCTTTTTAACCAATGGTCTGACACTTCCTGGAAACTCTGGAATCTTATTGTCTTCCAATACTGGCATGAAAGGTATTTCCCTCATAATTAA
- a CDS encoding GDP-mannose 4,6-dehydratase: MKNRALVTGVTGQDGSYLAELLLEKGYEVHGIVRRVALEDPQTRMWRIRHLLGKIIIHCASLESYGSIFNVISEIKPDECYHLAAQSFVSYSFEDEFSTVNINLNGTHHVLSAIKRQSPECKLYFAASSEMFGNVQETPQNENTPFHPRSPYGISKLAGFELTRNYRESYGLFAVSGILFNHESPRRGTEFVTRKITSSAAKIKLGLEKEIRLGNLDAKRDWGHSKDYVQAMWLMLQQHEPDDYVIATGMSHSVKEFLEEAFKYLGLDYNDYLIIDKELYRPAEVHVLQGDSSKARKKLNWAPTISFEEIVKEMVDSDLKRYSVSKISL, encoded by the coding sequence GTGAAAAACAGAGCTTTAGTCACGGGAGTTACAGGTCAGGACGGGAGTTATTTGGCTGAATTATTGCTTGAAAAGGGGTATGAGGTGCATGGTATTGTTCGTCGTGTTGCACTCGAAGATCCTCAAACTCGTATGTGGCGAATACGCCATTTGTTGGGTAAAATCATTATTCACTGTGCCTCCTTAGAAAGTTACGGTAGTATCTTCAATGTTATATCTGAAATTAAACCAGATGAGTGCTATCACCTGGCAGCTCAGAGTTTTGTATCCTATTCCTTTGAGGATGAATTTTCTACAGTAAACATTAATTTAAATGGTACCCATCACGTTTTATCCGCCATAAAGAGACAGTCCCCTGAATGTAAATTGTACTTTGCCGCTTCAAGTGAGATGTTTGGCAATGTTCAGGAAACACCTCAGAACGAAAATACCCCTTTTCACCCTCGTTCTCCATATGGAATATCCAAGCTGGCTGGATTTGAGTTAACCAGGAATTATAGAGAGTCATATGGTCTATTTGCTGTGTCGGGAATTCTATTCAACCATGAATCACCAAGACGGGGAACTGAATTTGTTACAAGAAAAATTACTTCGAGTGCAGCAAAAATAAAATTGGGGTTAGAAAAAGAAATTAGATTGGGAAATCTGGATGCAAAACGTGATTGGGGACACTCGAAAGATTATGTTCAGGCAATGTGGCTTATGTTGCAACAGCACGAACCTGATGATTATGTAATTGCCACAGGGATGTCACACTCTGTTAAAGAGTTTTTGGAAGAAGCTTTTAAATACTTAGGGTTAGACTATAATGATTATTTAATTATAGATAAAGAATTATATCGTCCGGCAGAAGTTCATGTGTTACAAGGAGACAGTTCGAAAGCCCGAAAAAAATTGAACTGGGCCCCAACAATCTCCTTTGAGGAAATAGTGAAAGAAATGGTTGATAGTGACCTAAAAAGATATTCCGTTTCAAAAATATCCCTATGA
- a CDS encoding glycosyltransferase family 4 protein: MNILMVADVSIKNVIGGAPRVLHEESKKLKQKGHDVWVLTRQVPNSDLAEEIVEGIKEFRYKIVENNTFTYITSSIFNSRRLFERIVKGKCFDLINFHQPFSALGVNLSSKSRKIKKVYTFHSPAFKEYEMRNRPLSTPWGKWNYKLNSYFRKGIERYNLKKCEKIRTLSEYMKRELIECHGIADEKVVVIPGGVDTDCFTPLSDRLKLKKELRVPVEKTLLLSVRNLVPRMGLENLIYAMVDIVRQKKDVYLILGGEGALEERLKGLVKQLELDLFIRFEGFIPEDKLPLYYQTADLFILPTKIMEGFGLVTVESLSCGTPVLGTPIGGTKEILEGLDERLLFEGTEPKDISERILYFLNRKSTMEDLRGKCRQFAVDNYSWDVVAQKLEEILVEITQ, from the coding sequence GTGAATATTCTAATGGTTGCTGATGTTTCCATAAAGAATGTTATTGGAGGGGCTCCCAGGGTTCTCCATGAAGAGAGTAAGAAACTGAAGCAAAAGGGACATGATGTTTGGGTGTTGACCAGACAGGTTCCAAACTCAGATTTGGCCGAAGAAATAGTCGAAGGAATAAAAGAATTCCGATATAAAATTGTTGAAAATAACACTTTTACATATATTACATCTTCGATTTTTAATTCCAGGAGGTTATTTGAGAGAATAGTGAAAGGCAAATGTTTCGATCTAATAAACTTTCACCAACCTTTCTCTGCTTTGGGAGTTAATCTATCCAGTAAGAGCAGAAAGATAAAAAAAGTTTATACATTCCATTCTCCAGCCTTTAAAGAGTATGAAATGCGTAACAGACCTTTATCTACTCCATGGGGGAAGTGGAATTATAAGCTGAACTCCTATTTCAGGAAGGGAATAGAAAGATACAATTTAAAGAAATGTGAAAAGATCAGAACACTGAGCGAATATATGAAAAGAGAGCTTATAGAATGTCATGGTATTGCTGATGAAAAGGTTGTTGTGATTCCTGGTGGTGTGGACACTGATTGTTTTACACCTTTATCCGATAGATTAAAACTGAAAAAAGAGCTAAGAGTACCCGTTGAAAAAACCTTGCTCCTATCCGTTCGTAATCTTGTTCCAAGGATGGGGCTTGAGAACCTTATTTATGCTATGGTTGATATTGTTAGGCAAAAAAAGGACGTCTACCTAATTTTAGGAGGGGAGGGGGCTTTAGAAGAAAGACTAAAGGGATTGGTTAAACAATTAGAACTGGATTTGTTTATTCGATTTGAAGGTTTTATTCCGGAAGACAAACTGCCTTTGTATTATCAAACCGCAGACCTTTTTATCTTACCTACCAAAATAATGGAAGGTTTCGGTCTGGTAACTGTTGAGTCTCTTTCCTGTGGCACACCGGTACTGGGGACACCCATTGGAGGGACAAAGGAAATTCTGGAGGGATTAGATGAGAGGCTCTTGTTTGAAGGAACTGAGCCAAAAGATATTTCGGAAAGGATTCTTTATTTCTTGAATCGAAAATCTACTATGGAGGATTTGAGAGGTAAATGCAGACAGTTTGCTGTAGATAACTACTCATGGGATGTTGTAGCTCAAAAGCTTGAAGAAATCTTAGTAGAAATTACTCAGTAA